AGGGCGGACGCGCGTGGCGCGCCCTGCGCGAGGCCCTCCAGGGTGGCCGGATGCCCGCCCGCGAGCTCGCCGACGGGGCGCTGATCCTCATCGGCGGCACCCTCATGCTCAGCCCCGGGTTCCTGCTCGACCTGCTCGGGATCCTGCTCATCCTGCCCTTCACCCGACCGGTCGCGCGTCGCCTGCTGACCTCGGTCGTGGAGCGCCGCCTGGTCGTGGCGCCCTTCGCGCCGGGGGTGGGGCCAGGGTTCGGGGCCGGGTTCGGCCCTGGAAACGCACGACGCCCCGGACCCGGGCCCGAGGGCCCGGTCGTCCAGGGCGACGTGGTCGACTGAGTCGAGTCGCGCTCAGAGCGTCAGGAGACGCGCTTCTTCTTGTTCGCGCGGTGCAGGTGCGCGGGACCGATCTCGCCGCCGCGCAGCAGCTCCAGGCGCTCCTTGAGGATGTCCTCGAGCTCCTTCTCCGAACGCCGCTCCAGCAGCATGTCCCAGTGCGTACGAGCCGGCTTCTCGACCTTCTCCTCGGGGAGGATGCCCGCCGTGCTCAGTGCCTCCGCGCCGCAGCGCGGGCACTCCCACACGGCCGGGACGTCGGCCTCGACCGACATCGTGACCTCGAAGTCGTGTCCCTGCTTGCACCGGTATCCGACCTGCTGCCGAGCAGCGAACTCGATGCCGCGCTCGTCCTCGAAACTCTGGCCTCCGAGCCTCGCGCCACGCAGTGTGCGCTCCGCCACCGTGCCCACCTCCAGTTTGGGTTGCTGACCCCGTCGAGTGTGTCCGGGGTTGTAGGTGTAACGAGCCAGACGCCGTGTCGTGACGCCACTTGTGGTGGCGCGGCTCGTTCCCTTGATCCTTCAACGGTAGCGGGGGACCCCACATTCCGCGGATCTCGCGTTGTCCCGACCACGCTCAGGCGGGGCGGCGTCCACCCGCAGGGGTGATGAGCACCACACGCAGGGGTGAGCAGGCGGGTACGACCGGCCCTCGCGACCCGTCCGGAGGGCCGTCGTGACACCTCTCAGATGACGGCGGGGACGTCGTTGCCGGCGTCGCGGATGCCGCGGGCGGTGTCCACGCGCATCAGCAAGAGACCGCCGACGACGAAGAAGATGATCAGCGCGAAGATCGCCGGTCGGTAGGAGTCGGTGAAGGTGTAGACGAGGCCGAACACGAGCGTCCCGAACCACGACGTGCCCCGCTCCATCGCGTGGTAGAAGCTGAAGTACTCGGCCTCCTTGCCGCGGGGGATCAGCAGCGAGAAGTAGGACCGGGCGAGTGCCTGCGTGCCGCCGAGGACGATGCCGATGGCGACGCCGAGGGCGAGCAGCGGCAGGAGGGACTCCTCGGGGATGAACAGTGCCGCCGTCACGATGAGCATCCACACGACCAGGCCGCCGAGGATGGTCGACTTCGCGCCGCGCACGGCGGCGATCCGGCCGAAGAGCAGCGCGCCGCCGACCGCCACGAACTGCACGAGCAGGTAGACGCCGAGCATCGTGCCCTGCGGGAAGCCGAGCTCCTCCACGCCGTAGA
This genomic stretch from Nocardioides renjunii harbors:
- a CDS encoding FxsA family protein, with the protein product MTQSRAPRGASRPPQRRRRAWLRPLLAVAFVVVPLAEIWAILQVGQLVGPWWTIALLVLDSLVGAWLIKREGGRAWRALREALQGGRMPARELADGALILIGGTLMLSPGFLLDLLGILLILPFTRPVARRLLTSVVERRLVVAPFAPGVGPGFGAGFGPGNARRPGPGPEGPVVQGDVVD
- a CDS encoding RNA polymerase-binding protein RbpA — its product is MAERTLRGARLGGQSFEDERGIEFAARQQVGYRCKQGHDFEVTMSVEADVPAVWECPRCGAEALSTAGILPEEKVEKPARTHWDMLLERRSEKELEDILKERLELLRGGEIGPAHLHRANKKKRVS